From Methyloterricola oryzae, the proteins below share one genomic window:
- a CDS encoding methanol/ethanol family PQQ-dependent dehydrogenase → MIKPVKSWLLASSVAAMLAAPGMSQANAEVAALTQDNSSWATWGKDYAGTRYSPLTQINKDTAKNLQPKWTFSTGMLRGHEGGPLVVNGLIYIHTGFPHKVYALNQDTQSVVWEYNYAPDAGTDPQQVIGVMCCDVVNRGLAYGDGKVFLAQGDATLVALDAKTGKVVWKAKNGDTKQGMTNTNAPLVVKDKVFVGISGGEYGVRGFIAAYNIKNGSPAWKAYSTGPDAEMKINPEKTMTWTDGKMAPVGKDSSLKTWQGDQWKIGGGTTWGWYSYDPQLNLMYYGSGNPSTWNPVQRPGDNKWSMTIWARDVDTGEAKWVYQMTPHDEWDFDGINEMTLVDLPMKDANGNEHSKLLTHFDRNGFGYTLDRATGELLVAEKFDKAVNWASHVDMKSGRPQVQTQYSTQAGGEDHNSKGICPSAMGSKNEPPVTFSPKSKLIYIPGNHTCMDYEPFAVEYTAGQPYVGATLSIYPAKADVQTGQPTPDRLNMGSFTAWDPTTGKIAWAIDEPFSLWSGMVSTAGDIVIYGTLEGYLKIRDANNGAELYKFKTPSGVIGNVSTWEHKGKQYIGVLSGIGGWAGVGMAAGLEGESEGLGAVGAYKSLGAHTKLGGVFTVFALP, encoded by the coding sequence GGCCGCACCCGGGATGTCCCAAGCGAACGCTGAAGTGGCGGCCCTAACTCAGGACAACAGCAGCTGGGCTACCTGGGGCAAGGACTATGCCGGCACCCGCTACAGCCCCCTGACCCAGATCAACAAGGATACCGCCAAGAACCTGCAGCCCAAGTGGACCTTCTCCACCGGCATGCTGCGCGGCCACGAAGGCGGTCCGCTGGTTGTCAATGGGCTGATCTACATCCACACCGGCTTCCCCCACAAGGTTTACGCGCTGAACCAGGACACGCAGAGCGTGGTTTGGGAATACAACTATGCGCCTGACGCAGGCACCGATCCTCAGCAAGTTATCGGCGTGATGTGCTGCGACGTGGTCAACCGCGGTCTGGCCTACGGCGACGGTAAGGTCTTCCTGGCCCAGGGCGATGCAACCCTGGTGGCCCTGGATGCCAAGACCGGCAAAGTGGTCTGGAAGGCGAAGAACGGCGACACCAAGCAGGGCATGACCAACACCAATGCTCCGCTGGTGGTGAAGGACAAGGTCTTCGTCGGTATCTCCGGCGGCGAGTACGGCGTGCGCGGCTTCATCGCCGCCTACAACATCAAGAATGGCAGCCCGGCGTGGAAGGCTTACAGCACCGGTCCTGACGCCGAGATGAAGATCAACCCGGAAAAGACCATGACCTGGACCGATGGCAAGATGGCCCCGGTCGGCAAGGACTCTTCCCTCAAGACCTGGCAGGGCGACCAGTGGAAGATCGGCGGCGGCACCACTTGGGGCTGGTACAGCTATGATCCGCAACTGAACCTGATGTACTACGGCTCCGGCAATCCCTCCACCTGGAACCCGGTACAGCGTCCTGGCGACAACAAGTGGTCCATGACCATTTGGGCTCGTGACGTGGACACCGGCGAAGCCAAGTGGGTCTACCAGATGACCCCGCACGACGAGTGGGACTTCGACGGCATCAACGAAATGACGCTGGTCGATCTGCCCATGAAGGACGCCAACGGCAACGAGCACAGCAAGCTGTTGACCCACTTCGACCGCAACGGCTTCGGCTACACCCTGGACCGCGCGACCGGCGAACTGCTGGTGGCCGAGAAGTTCGACAAGGCCGTCAACTGGGCTTCCCATGTGGACATGAAGTCTGGCCGTCCGCAGGTGCAGACCCAGTACTCCACCCAGGCCGGTGGCGAAGACCACAACAGCAAGGGCATCTGCCCCTCGGCTATGGGCAGCAAGAACGAGCCTCCGGTCACGTTCTCTCCCAAAAGCAAGCTGATCTACATCCCGGGTAACCACACCTGCATGGACTACGAGCCGTTCGCGGTTGAGTACACCGCAGGCCAGCCGTACGTGGGCGCCACCCTGAGCATCTACCCGGCGAAGGCGGATGTGCAGACCGGTCAGCCGACCCCCGACCGCCTGAACATGGGTTCCTTCACCGCATGGGATCCCACCACCGGCAAGATCGCCTGGGCCATTGACGAGCCGTTCTCCCTGTGGAGCGGCATGGTGTCCACCGCGGGTGACATCGTGATCTACGGCACCCTGGAAGGCTACCTGAAGATCCGCGACGCCAACAACGGCGCTGAACTGTACAAGTTCAAGACCCCGTCCGGCGTGATCGGCAACGTCAGTACCTGGGAGCACAAAGGCAAGCAGTACATCGGCGTGCTGTCCGGTATCGGCGGCTGGGCCGGCGTGGGCATGGCCGCAGGCCTGGAAGGCGAGAGCGAAGGTCTGGGCGCCGTGGGCGCTTACAAGAGCCTGGGCGCGCACACCAAGCTGGGCGGTGTGTTCACCGTGTTTGCTCTGCCCTAG